CCGTGCTGCTCCCTGTCTCTACTCTTCTTCCTAATAGCTTCATCCTCTGGAGGGAGATGTGGGTATTTGGGTACGGTTCTCTAATATGGAAAGCAGGCTTTAACTACGATGATCGCCTTGTTGGTTTCATCAAAGGTTATCGCCGTGTTTTCTATCAAGGTATCTATCTATCGTTCTCTACACATGTATATATGTTTATGCCTGGTCATTGTATTTTgttttttatttgtattttaaaattgaaatgcTTTTGTGGGTATTCATTGACAGGCAGCACTGACCATAGGGGGACTCCAGAGTATCCTGGAAGAACTGTCACTTTAGAACCTGCTGATGGGGAAGTCTGTGTAAGTTACTTGACCAATCAGTAGAGATGCATCGCTTAATTTGATCTACATGATACATATTTTTGTTAAGCTAGTTGTTAAAACTTGGGATTCAACATGGAGATCTCAATTTTGAATATTGGATGGGTGATGTAGAACAAAGAGAACaagaataaatataaaaataggaaTGTTTAGCGATTTGATTGTGTATTCCTAATTAGATTGGGATTCTTAATTCCTAACTAGTTTGGGATTTCCAATCCTATTATTTATAGAGATGTACAAACACTATATACAGGTCTAGAAGcttttttatgacatttatttGAGATTAATATAATTTCtgagaattagttctcttttcAAGGATCAGTCCTTGTTTGTTCCTTATTCTTGTTCTCTTTGTTCTACATCAACGGGTTTTTGTTTTCTGGCATCAGGCAAAAATATTTCAAATCAGGGCTGGAACTAGACTTCAAAAATTGTTGGGGTTGTGGCCGCAAAAAAAATAAGGGGAAAAAAATTAAGATAGTGGGGGCAATATgaacatttttccttttttcaAATTTTAGGGTGCCATAGTTatatttctaaaatatatatGAAATGCAtgcataattaataaaaatatatgaagATGTATGTAAGTATCAAAATTGAGAAGCTTTTAGGGGCCATATGCTTATATCTTCAAAATTGTGTGAAATATATCAgtagaaaacaaaatttaaaaaagttTGGGGGACTGCATGTTTCAAATAACCCAAAAGTACCTAGTTTAGATTTTTATGTTTTCAAATTAGATATTTGTTTTATCTGTTTTCAAGAGTGCATCCCTAGGAAGATATTGTATTATCTTTcaatataatataatttctttGAACAAACACACGCTTCATTTAAATGCTTGTAATTCTTTTTGAGGATTACATTCATGGTTCATATATTGCTTTTACAATTAGCAATCACTGTTCCATTCTCATTTGTTACGCTCTAAAATTCCTGGTTTACTGTAGTATATGTTCATGTTTAATGCATGTTACTATACTATGAGTAAGAAATTAACTGACTGACATCAAAGGAGgtggattttaatttttcttttaattttgcgAGGTCATAGTGGGGAGTTGCTTACAAGATCTCCAATAAGGAAGATGAAGAAACTGCAATAAATGTATGTCTCAAGTCAACTTCTTTAATTGTTAGCTGACTTTTCTATTAGTAGCAAAgcatttcttccttttttttcaaTATCATTGTTGACAATAGTCTCACTCCTTACAAATGCTCAATACTATTGCCACTGCTTTGTATTTATGTGCATAGAGATGTGTTTGTGCATATATATGTGGGTCGTCTCAGTATGCTGTGTTTTACCTTGCTGTCTTTTGCCTTTTTCACCGGCCTAGAATTATTATGTCTTAACAGTCCCTTTGTTTTCAATTTCATTGTCATGGCTCACAGTATTTGGAAGTGAGGGAGAAGCAGTATGATCAGAAGGCTTATCTTGATTTGTTCACTGTAAGTTCTAAACATATTAACTGTaggtctgtaaatcatgtaagcATCTTCTGATATTTGTTTGCAGGAGGCCGCAGCTACAACTCCAGCTGTTTCAGGAGTAATGGTGTAAGCAGCAGAAACCACCATTAATTACTATTGTATTTTCTTATTTACATTGGATGTACCAAATTTAATCATTTCTCTTTTGAcacattctctttttagatataTAGGATCACCAGACAAGAAGCATAACCAAAATTACTTGGGGCCTGCACCTCTTGAAGAGATAGCCAAGTATGTATCTTAACTCATTGCTTTTTAGATCTAAAAATTCTCCACCTTGCACTAACCAAGAAATCTATTCAATTGGAAAATCACATTTTTAAATATACAATGCACCTTGCTTATGCACCTGTGATCCACTTTCCGCAAAGCAAACACGAAATATTATTTAGGGCAATTATCTGGCATTTACCTGATCCGAAGTCTGGATCAACGAATAATCAACAGTCATTTGGGTTACCAAGTTATTGATATAGTGATAAATTAGAACAGCCGAGAAGGTTGTTCCACCTCTCTTGGTAGATAATTTTACTAATTATGCGTTGCTAGACCATGGCATTGGCATGGCTCATATGCAAAGTCATTCCCTATCCTATGTGCAGACAAATTGTACATGCTGAAGGCCCTTCAGGACCCAATAGAGACTATCTTTTCCAACTTGAAAAAGCCCTTCTTCAAATTGGTAAGTTTCTTCAGATATTCACTTGCATAATTTTTTTCCAGTTATCCATGTCTTTCATTGTTCCTGCAATAATCTTTCGTTTTTTATCTTCTTTTTGCCTAGGTTGTAAGGACAAACATATAATGGATCTTGGAAGTGAAGTGAGGCGCGTTCTTTCAGAGAGGGAGCCTGACCTCGTAATGCTATGAACATTAGGCTTACATTCTTAGATTCGTTCAAATGGAGCAGTCATCCAAAAAGACATTGTAATTGCGATATATTATTGTTTGACACAAGATACACTTATGGAACTTAATTATTCAGCTCTGAGCTGAACTGGAGCTATTTTTTCATGAATAAAAATGGATTGGCCTATGTATAACCAGAGGAATGTTGCTCTGAAAACTCATAAAGACCTGGATGGTTTACTGAAACCAAAAACATCACATCCATCAAGATACACAACTATTGGTTTATATTTGAAGCTACCCTTTTTTGTCAGGGGAAGATACCCTTCAATGAGTCGCCAAATCAGCTACAAGTGACATCCTACGCTACAAACGGATTCTCCCTGAAAGAGATATGGTCCTACAACCAAGAGTCCAAGACAGTAGAAAAAAATAGAACTAAACATGTTTATAACAGATGATACATCCATAAACTCTTTAACTGCTAAGGTATCTATTATAACTCAACTTGCGGGTCAGCTCATCCAGGATTCAATCGCTGTCCTCCCCATGCTCTGCATGCAAGAGAGAATATCATAAGAGAGAACATACTGAAGGTCAAATAACAAAATTCTTACAGCTAATTTAATCAATGGCTTGTTGCAAGTAAATGTTCCACTTCTATACCACATACTATAGGATATTCTATATGCTTTCAGGTATAAGGTAAAACTCATCGTTTCTTCGCTGGACTCTTGTGCCCACCATTGATAGAGGACATCATCTATGCCAAATGAAGCCAAAAACCTTATCTTTTTTCATGTAAAATTTACCAACAAAAATTCTTATAGGCTACAAGCATAATCCAGGCCCATGCAAAGCAGAGatcaaattagaaattaaaacaaGAGATGAAATTCTTAGCAAAACAAGGACGTGCAATTCCTGGTGTACGGACTATAATACATCACAATTCATGGTGCTTGAGCTACATCCTAAGCAACACAAACTGCTCAGATCACAGCACAAGCATCCATTAGTTGGAGATCCTGTTTCCCTGAACCTCAAGACCATTTATATTGGAGCTCATGTTATTACCCATTTTGAACCAAAGGAACCAAACTCATCCATGATCACTTACCCTCATCACTCTGGCTATCATCATCCCCATCATTATCTCCTTCATCCTCTTCAtcattttcttcttcctcattatcGTCATCGTCATCCTCATCAGTATCATCAGCATCATCACTATCACTTTCACTTTCAGCTGGTATTTTGGGCTTTGGAGGAGGCACATAACTCGTTGTGGACCTTCGACGTGAACTTGATACAATATTACTCGTGTCAATGCCCTCAAGTTCTTTTGCTCTTGCCTTTCTCTTTCTGACTTCCTTAATTTCTGAGGATACAAAATCAGTAAGTAGATTGATAACCATATTTGCATCCCTTCTACACCCAGATTTCCTACATAAATTCCAAATTAGACCACAATCTAACCAGCacatcataaaaaattaaaaaaagaaaaaagaaaaaatcgtCTACATTCAAAATTTACCAACACAACCAAATCAACTATTACAGAATATACAAAACGCTAATAAAATATTCAAAGAAACAACAGTGCATTTATTATTATACTTGCTATTTCTCTATGCAAACTGTAAGATCCTTGCAGATATATTAGTTTCTATATATAAACAGATTTGATTCTTCCTCATTCAGTGAAATTGTCACAAGAAAGAGGAAAGATATATAATGCAGCAACAAACAATTTACAGTGGAATATCTGATCATTTTACCCACAGATGCCAGAAGAAAACTTTTCAACCTTTTTTCTTGAAGAGTTGGGGGTTTTGGTAGGAGGCCTTTCATTCGTGCACCATACAACAGGGTGGTAACCATCCCAATCTGTATCCCTACCAAATTCCAAATTAACTGGACTAACAGTTCCCCTTATCCATATGGGAGTTACTGACATGGGGAATTAAGAAAAACTATTAGAAAGTAATTAAATAACCTCTTCTTACTCATTTCAGCTCAATTTTAGCCCTTTTGGTTATGACAGAACAGAACATAAAGATGGATAGGAAAAGGAATGATGCTTCATGAAGACGTTGTTTGGCTTCAGCAAAATGAGATTTCTAAAAGCAAAAAGAAACCTATTGCcagcaagaaaataaaataacaatCAACATTAAACTAATTTCGTAAGGAAACAATATCAAACCCAAAAAGTAGCACAGTAGTTATTCACCTAAAATATCAGAGCTAGAAGTTGATAGACACCTTTTTCAGAAGGGTTTGATGACAATCCTGCTCTAGAAAGTATCTCCTCCAGCTCCTTTATTAGCTGGGCCTCACGTTTGCTCTCAGGAACCTGTTTAACCTTCTTGTAAACTACTGGAGGCACACTGCAAAAGAAATAAACAATGTCATTAAAGATATCAAAGCTCAACATAGATGTAATTTAGCTTGCAGATAGTGAGTCAGAGAAAAACCTCATCCCACAGGATTTTATTACAGATTTTAGATGCTCAACATGTTTCCCATATGCTGGAGTTGAAGCTTCCCTTTTCTGCAAgaagattgaaataaaatattttaatcaacCAACTTTAGGACTATGCAGCTTAATTTTTACCCTTTTATGTGCATGTGTGGATGTGTGTTGGAGGGGAGGGGCATGAGACCTTGACTGGTTTTTCAGCTGATGATTGAGAATGGCCATCTTCAGAGGCATTTCCACTGTCTTCTGCATCACTATTGTCCTCTGCTACTGTTTCCACAGGCTTTATCCGCTTCTTGCCAGATACTTCGGATTCCTTTTCAAGCCTCTTCCGTTTTTTAGTCCCCTCAGAATTTAGCACCTTTTGCTTTGGACCAATTTTCTTCTTTGGGTTTACTTCTTCATCCTCCTCATCACTTTCACGATCCGAAGAATCTGAACTGCCTTCACTGCTCATCTTTTTAGATGCTTTGCCTTGagatttagtttttatatttttcttcttaGGTTCAGGAACTTCAGAAGATTGTAATACCTAATAAACAATAGAAAATTACAGAAGTTAGACTTTATAAGATACTTCAAGAAGCCAAAGACCAAACAACTAATATTCACCTCATCTAACTGCTTGCTTATAAGTGTCTTGTAGGGATCAAGTGCATGTTTTTCAAGTCTTAAATCTTCCTCTAAAAGTCGACGAAGTCCAGCCATTGTAACTTTTCTGAAATAGAGCAAGTGATATAAGCATGCCTAACTCATATGAACAAAAGGAAAATAACCGGCAAAGATAGACTgaacaaaaaagaaaaatcatgAGTGCATGAAAAAGAACATCAAGCACATGAAGATAAATA
This is a stretch of genomic DNA from Hevea brasiliensis isolate MT/VB/25A 57/8 chromosome 12, ASM3005281v1, whole genome shotgun sequence. It encodes these proteins:
- the LOC110640417 gene encoding gamma-glutamylcyclotransferase 2-3 isoform X2, which gives rise to MWVFGYGSLIWKAGFNYDDRLVGFIKGYRRVFYQGSTDHRGTPEYPGRTVTLEPADGEVCWGVAYKISNKEDEETAINYLEVREKQYDQKAYLDLFTEAAATTPAVSGVMVYIGSPDKKHNQNYLGPAPLEEIAKPWHWHGSYAKSFPILCADKLYMLKALQDPIETIFSNLKKPFFKLVVRTNI
- the LOC110640417 gene encoding gamma-glutamylcyclotransferase 2-3 isoform X1 yields the protein MWVFGYGSLIWKAGFNYDDRLVGFIKGYRRVFYQGSTDHRGTPEYPGRTVTLEPADGEVCWGVAYKISNKEDEETAINYLEVREKQYDQKAYLDLFTEAAATTPAVSGVMVYIGSPDKKHNQNYLGPAPLEEIAKQIVHAEGPSGPNRDYLFQLEKALLQIGCKDKHIMDLGSEVRRVLSEREPDLVML
- the LOC110640416 gene encoding uncharacterized protein LOC110640416 isoform X1 gives rise to the protein MAEEPQDTETVKNETPPEDSPDIESQIKDAMRSRVDHFKEQADSLTFEGVRRLLEKDLGLQKYALDVHKRFVKQCLVECLEGAVNDNVSKDSGETEEKHACSTKREAIESPEGHESKNDRKEPYSEDEQKMEDSPVMGLLTGKKPPKSETKETLIDKNKEVPSESSIKKALLKRASYIKVNSEKVTMAGLRRLLEEDLRLEKHALDPYKTLISKQLDEVLQSSEVPEPKKKNIKTKSQGKASKKMSSEGSSDSSDRESDEEDEEVNPKKKIGPKQKVLNSEGTKKRKRLEKESEVSGKKRIKPVETVAEDNSDAEDSGNASEDGHSQSSAEKPVKKREASTPAYGKHVEHLKSVIKSCGMSVPPVVYKKVKQVPESKREAQLIKELEEILSRAGLSSNPSEKGNLGVEGMQIWLSIYLLILYPQKLRKSERERQEQKNLRALTRVILYQVHVEGPQRVMCLLQSPKYQLKVKVIVMMLMILMRMTMTIMRKKKMMKRMKEIMMGMMIARVMRSMGRTAIESWMS
- the LOC110640416 gene encoding uncharacterized protein LOC110640416 isoform X2 — its product is MAEEPQDTETVKNETPPEDSPDIESQIKDAMRSRVDHFKEQADSLTFEGVRRLLEKDLGLQKYALDVHKRFVKQCLVECLEGAVNDNVSKDSGETEEKHACSTKREAIESPEGHESKNDRKEPYSEDEQKMEDSPVMGLLTGKKPPKSETKETLIDKNKEVPSESSIKKALLKRASYIKVNSEKVTMAGLRRLLEEDLRLEKHALDPYKTLISKQLDEVLQSSEVPEPKKKNIKTKSQGKASKKMSSEGSSDSSDRESDEEDEEVNPKKKIGPKQKVLNSEGTKKRKRLEKESEVSGKKRIKPVETVAEDNSDAEDSGNASEDGHSQSSAEKPVKKREASTPAYGKHVEHLKSVIKSCGMSVPPVVYKKVKQVPESKREAQLIKELEEILSRAGLSSNPSEKEIKEVRKRKARAKELEGIDTSNIVSSSRRRSTTSYVPPPKPKIPAESESDSDDADDTDEDDDDDNEEEENDEEDEGDNDGDDDSQSDEEHGEDSD
- the LOC110640416 gene encoding uncharacterized protein LOC110640416 isoform X3, which codes for MAEEPQDTETVKNETPPEDSPDIESQIKDAMRSRVDHFKEQADSLTFEGVRRLLEKDLGLQKYALDVHKRFVKQCLVECLEGAVNDNVSKDSGETEEKHACSTKREAIESPEGHESKNDRKEPYSEDEQKMEDSPVMGLLTGKKPPKSETKETLIDKNKEVPSESSIKKALLKRASYIKVNSEKVTMAGLRRLLEEDLRLEKHALDPYKTLISKQLDEVLQSSEVPEPKKKNIKTKSQGKASKKMSSEGSSDSSDRESDEEDEEVNPKKKIGPKQKVLNSEGTKKRKRLEKESEVSGKKRIKPVETVAEDNSDAEDSGNASEDGHSQSSAEKPVKKREASTPAYGKHVEHLKSVIKSCGMSVPPVVYKKVKQVPESKREAQLIKELEEILSRAGLSSNPSEKGVYQLLALIF